One region of Arachis hypogaea cultivar Tifrunner unplaced genomic scaffold, arahy.Tifrunner.gnm2.J5K5 arahy.Tifrunner.gnm2.scaffold_42, whole genome shotgun sequence genomic DNA includes:
- the LOC114927118 gene encoding alkane hydroxylase MAH1-like translates to MEFFDFILIFVAIASFLFIHTWRSNRKNPIINLRFFGMLPSVLCNLSNIHDHATTTLKQCGGTFLFKGPWFTNLNYLITSDPMNVHHITSKNFDNYIKGSEFYEIFEILGDGIFNTDSHKWKHSRNILHSLFRQNSFESLVVKTIHKKLHSCLVPLLNNTSELGTVVDLQDIFQRISFDNICSIVLGFDPKSLPNKLIEFPEVAFEKAFNLAEDAIFYRHLVPRFLWKLQKWLQIGRGKTYTECEKIVDQFLHQCISSTFQEQSKVKCTKDDDEPTFNMLKALVEESGMEQIDRKFLRDNALTLLVAGRDTISSSLSWFFWLVSTHPVVEAKILEEIRANFITKEEYRLITSRVENLNKLVYLHGAMCEALRLFPPVPFEHKSAVKSDILPSGHRVNANSMVIYSLYSMGRMEQTWGEDCLEFKPERWVSEKGSIIHIPSYKFIAFNAGPRSCLGKNITFIQMKIMAIALLCNFQFEVVEGHNNVCPCVSVVLHMKHGLKVKVTKRGIIN, encoded by the coding sequence ATGGAATTCTTTGactttattcttatttttgtaGCCATTGCCTCATTCTTATTCATCCACACTTGGAGGTCTAATAGAAAAAATCCCATAATTAATTTGCGCTTCTTTGGTATGCTACCATCAGTTTTATGTAATCTTTCCAATATCCATGATCACGCAACAACCACTTTGAAGCAATGTGGAGGTACTTTTTTGTTCAAAGGTCCCTGGTTCACAAACCTCAACTATCTCATCACCAGTGATCCTATGAATGTGCACCACATTACTAGCAAGAACTTTGACAACTACATCAAAGGCTCTGAGTTCTATGAGATTTTTGAAATACTCGGAGATGGCATCTTTAACACTGATTCTCACAAATGGAAGCATAGCAGGAACATACTTCATTCATTGTTCAGACAAAACTCGTTTGAGAGTTTAGTTGTGAAAACCATTCATAAGAAGCTCCACAGTTGCTTAGTTCCACTTCTCAATAATACATCGGAACTAGGAACTGTTGTGGACTTGCAAGACATCTTTCAGAGAATCAGTTTTGACAACATCTGCTCCATAGTGTTGGGGTTTGATCCTAAATCCCTTCCTAACAAGCTCATCGAATTCCCGGAAGTTGCTTTCGAGAAAGCTTTCAACTTGGCGGAGGATGCAATATTCTACAGACACCTTGTCCCAAGGTTTTTATGGAAGCTTCAGAAATGGCTCCAAATTGGACGAGGGAAGACCTATACTGAATGTGAAAAGATAGTTGACCAATTCTTGCATCAGTGCATATCATCCACATTCCAAGAACAAAGCAAAGTCAAGTGCACCAAAGATGATGATGAACCAACATTTAACATGCTCAAAgctcttgtggaggaaagtggaATGGAACAAATAGATCGCAAGTTTCTAAGAGATAATGCATTGACTCTGCTAGTAGCTGGAAGGGATACAATTAGTTCAAGTCTCAGTTGGTTTTTCTGGCTAGTTTCAACCCACCCTGTTGTTGAAGCCAAGATCCTTGAAGAAATCAGAGCAAACTTTATAACCAAAGAAGAATATCGGCTCATCACTTCAAGGGTAGAAAATCTTAACAAGCTAGTTTACCTGCATGGAGCTATGTGTGAAGCATTGAGACTTTTTCCTCCAGTTCCTTTCGAGCACAAATCTGCAGTTAAATCTGATATACTCCCTAGTGGACATCGTGTTAATGCAAATAGTATGGTAATTTACTCTCTATATTCAATGGGAAGAATGGAACAAACATGGGGAGAAGATTGCTTGGAGTTCAAGCCAGAAAGGTGGGTTTCTGAAAAGGGAAGCATCATACACATACCATCTTACAAGTTCATAGCTTTCAATGCAGGACCAAGAAGTTGTTTGGGTAAAAATATAACCTTTATTCAGATGAAGATCATGGCCATTGCTTTGCTGTGCAATTTTCAGTTTGAGGTGGTGGAAGGGCATAATAATGTGTGTCCATGTGTTTCTGTTGTGCTTCACATGAAACATGGCTTGAAGGTCAAGGTTACTAAAAGAGGCATTATTAATTAG